Proteins from a genomic interval of Rosa chinensis cultivar Old Blush chromosome 2, RchiOBHm-V2, whole genome shotgun sequence:
- the LOC112188578 gene encoding protein translation factor SUI1 homolog 2 translates to MSELETQVPSTFDPFADANAEDSGAGTKEYVHVRVQQRNGRKSLTTVQGLKKEYSYNKILKDLKKEFCCNGTVVQDPELGQVIQLQGDQRKNVSSFLVQAGIVKKENIKLHGF, encoded by the exons ATGTCTGAACTCGAAACCCAGGTCCCATCTACTTTTG ATCCCTTTGCTGACGCCAATGCTGAGGACTCAGGTGCCGGGACAAAAGAATACGTGCACGTGCGTGTACAGCAGCGTAACGGGAGGAAAAGCCTGACTACTGTGCAAGGATTGAAGAAGGAATACAGCTACAACAAGATACTTAAGGACCTCAAGAAGGAGTTCTGCTGTAATGGTACTGTTGTCCAGGATCCTGAGTTAGGCCAG GTTATACAACTTCAGGGGGACCAAAGAAAGAATGTTTCCTCCTTCCTTGTGCAG GCTGGCATTGTTAAGAAGGAGAATATTAAGCTCCACGGTTTCTGA
- the LOC112189555 gene encoding APO protein 4, mitochondrial: protein MALRRKLGESSNFSCKMMLSFSRYYNSDKVDLKKLRPMILKRIQDRAKDYPVQSMIPVAEEVLNSRRLLIQGVSTLLKVIPVVACKFCPEVHISDKGHLIQTCCGFKRCGRNRVHEWITGSLKDVLVPVEAFHLKHMFQGVIKHNQRFDYDRVPAVVELCWQAGANDENLYSGTWNPESDCVAVEGAESLSPAELTLVANGTLRAWEILRNGVKKLLMVYPAKVCKDCSEVHVGPSGHKARLCGLFKYERWQGTHFWRKASVNDLVPPNIVWRRRRQDPPVLLNEGRGYYGHAPAVVELCTQAGAIVPSKYRCMMKVEGLTSVVNQGLPPPPFNLTEPYRLLHPKDHV, encoded by the exons ATGGCGCTGAGGAGAAAATTGGGGGAGAGTTCGAATTTCAGTTGCAAAATGATGTTGAGCTTTTCGAGgtattacaactcagacaaaGTGGACTTAAAGAAGCTGAGGCCTATGATTCTAAAGAGAATCCAGGACCGAGCTAAGGACTATCCGGTGCAGAGCATGATACCAGTGGCCGAGGAGGTCCTTAATTCCCGGAGGCTTCTTATTCAAGGCGTCTCTACCCTTCTCAAAGTGATCCCAGTTGTGGCCTGCAA GTTCTGTCCAGAAGTACACATTAGCGATAAAGGTCACTTAATTCAGACTTGTTGTGGTTTCAAACGTTGTGGCAGAAATCGGGTTCACGAGTGGATAACTGGTAGTTTGAAAGATGTACTTGTTCCAGTAGAGGCATTTCACTTGAAGCACATGTTCCAGGGTGTTATCAAACATAACCAAAGGTTTGATTATGACCGTGTTCCTGCAGTTGTTGAGCTGTGCTGGCAAGCAGGGGCAAATGATGAAAATCTGTATTCCGGTACTTGGAACCCAGAAAGTGATTGTGTTGCTGTTGAAGGAGCTGAGTCATTGTCACCTGCTGAACTCACTCTCGTTGCCAATGGAACTTTGAGGGCCTGGGAAATACTTAGAAATGGCGTGAAGAAATTGTTGATGGTTTATCCAGCGAAAGTGTGTAAAGACTGTTCAGAAGTCCATGTTGGGCCATCTGGGCATAAGGCGAGGCTTTGTGGACTTTTTAAGTATGAGCGTTGGCAAGGAACCCACTTTTGGAGAAAAGCATCTGTAAATGATCTTGTTCCTCCAAACATTGTATGGCGGAGGAGGCGTCAAGATCCTCCTGTGCTTTTGAATGAAGGAAGGGGCTATTATGGGCATGCTCCAGCAGTAGTAGAACTATGCACACAGGCAGGTGCTATTGTGCCTTCAAAGTATCGTTGTATGATGAAAGTAGAGGGTTTAACTTCAGTTGTAAATCAAGGTTTACCCCCTCCGCCATTTAACCTGACAGAACCATACAGGTTACTCCATCCGAAAGATCATGTCTAA